The following proteins come from a genomic window of Gimesia chilikensis:
- a CDS encoding SEC-C metal-binding domain-containing protein, with amino-acid sequence MSEKPKRNAPCICGSGKKYKKCCLPHIGNRRKDLLSIVNDTEYWQGLSKRLIQRINETDESSPVEFDLDNEEDLLSVCLLDRWGITKD; translated from the coding sequence ATGTCAGAAAAACCAAAAAGAAACGCTCCCTGCATCTGTGGAAGCGGAAAGAAATATAAAAAGTGCTGCTTGCCCCACATTGGCAATAGAAGAAAAGACCTCTTGTCAATCGTCAATGACACAGAATACTGGCAAGGACTCTCAAAGCGACTCATTCAACGAATCAACGAAACAGACGAATCATCACCAGTGGAATTCGACCTCGACAACGAAGAAGACCTCTTGTCAGTTTGCTTGCTTGATCG